Within Candidatus Zixiibacteriota bacterium, the genomic segment CGAAGTTCGAATACATCGGCGCGCCGGTCCGCATCAACAACGCGTGCGTCACCACGCGGAAAAGCGGGATCACCGACCTGAGCAAGTGGCGGGAGTCGAAAACCCCAGTGAAGATCGGCGCCGAGGCGGCGGGATCGACGACTTCGGACATCCCGCGGCTGCTGATGGAGTACACCGATCTGCCGATCCAGCTCATCGAAGGCTACAAAGGGGTCGCCGACGTGCGCATCGCCGCCGAGGGCGGCGAGGTCGCCGGTTTCTGCTCGAGCTGGGAAGGAACGAAGACCTCTTGGCGGAACGTCATCGAAAGGAAGGACGCGACGGTCGTGCTGCAAGCTTCCCAGAAACCGCACCCCGATCATCCCAAAGTCCCGCTGGCGATCGACCAGATCAAGTCGCAGGAAGGGCGCGACCTGTTCAAGCTCGTGGTCCACGACGTGGGCGGAACCATCAACCGGCTCTACGTGCTACCCCCGGGAACGCCGAAGGACCGCGTCCGGACGCTGCAGCAGGCATTCGAAAAAACGATGAACGATCCCGAGTTCCTGGCCGAGGCCAAAAAGATCCGCCTCGACATCGATCCGGTGAGCGGCGAGGAGATCGCGAAGACGGTCAGTCAGATGAAGGCGATACCGCCGGGCACGCTGGCGAAGCTGAAAAGCATCATCCTGCCCGGCAAGTAATCGGCTTGAGCGCTTCTTTCGCAGAAAAGACCATCCGGTTTCACCTGAACGGAACCGCGCACGAAGCCACGGTCGAGGCGGAGCTGCTGCTGGCGGAGTTCCTGCGCGATCGCCTCGGTCTCAAGGGAACCCGGAAGGGCTGCGACGTCCAGATCTGCGGCGCGTGCACGGTGCTGGTGAACGGGAGGCCTGTTAGCTCCTGCGTCACCCCGGCCTTCGAGATCGACGGGAAATCGATCACGACGATCGAGGGCTTGGCCCGGGGCGAGGCGCTGCATCCGATCCAGCAGGCGTTCTGGGACGAAGGCGGGTTCGAGTGCGGCTACTGCACGCCAGGCATGATCCTTACGACCCATGCCCTCCTGAACGAGAATCCCGACCCGACCGACGACGAAATCAAAGCCTGTCTTGGCGGCAACATCTGTCGCTGCACCGGCTACGTGAGCATCATCGCCGCGGTGAAACGGGCCGCGCGGCTGATCAAAGGCAACGCAACCGATCCCCCGCCGCACGGGCGGCGCTTCGACGGAGCGCCGAAGGTCCGTGGCGAGCCGATCTACACCGCGGACCTGGCTCGACCCGGGATGCTCTACGCCAGGATTCTTCGGAGCCCCCTGCCCCACGCGGCGATCAAAGAGATCGACGTCACGGCGGCGGAAAAACTCCCGGGGGTGGTGGCAGTTCTCACCCGCGACGACCTCACGGACATCAATCCCTACTACGGCCCGCTAGTGAAGGACCAGGCGATCCTCGCCCTCGACAAAGTCCGTTACGAGGGCGATCCGGTCGCCGCCGTCGCGGCCACCAGCGAGGCGATCGCCTCAGAGGCCCTGGCTCTGATTCGGGTAAGCTACGAAGAGTTTCCGGCCGTGCTTTCGATCGATGAGGCGCTCGCCGACACGGCGCCGAAACTGCACGATTCGACCGCCGAGCACGGCGAGCGCTTTCCCGGTTATCCCGAAGTCGACGAAGAGGCCAGAAAGCACCGCAACGTGAGTTTTCATTTCGGCTGGAGCAAGGGCGACGTGGAGAAGGGCTTTGCGGATTCCCACCGGGTGTTCGAGCACACGTTTTCGTTCTCGAAGGTCGCCCACTGCTCGCTCGAGCCGCAGCTGACGCTGGCGGAGTGGCGGGACGACGGCCTCACGATCTGGAGCTCGACGCAACATCCCTTCCTGGTGCGGCAGGAAGTGGCAGAGATGTTCGGGATCGCGAAGGACCGCGTGCGGCTCATCGTCCCGTTCGTCGGCGGCGCGTACGGGAACAAGAACCACACCAAGCTCGAGCCGCTGGCGGCGGCCCTTTCCCGCAAGGCCGGCCGGCCGGTATTCATCGCGCTCAACGCCGAAGACACCTTCCGCACAGTGAGCAAGCCGGCGATGCGAATCCGCATCCGGACCGGCGTCAGCCGTGATGGATACCTGATCGCCCGCAGGTCGGTGATTCACGTCGACAGCGGCGCCTATTCGGACGCCGGACCGCGGGTCACCCAGAAGGCCGCGTATCGCGTGCACGGCCCCTACCGTATTCCGCATATTCAATCGGACGGCTATACGGTCTATACCAATACGGTACCCGCGGGCGCCTTCCGCGGGATGGGAACGCCGCAGGTGGTGTGGGCCTACGAGTCGCAGATGGACATGATCGCCCGCGAGATGGGCTGGGACCCGGTGGAGTTCCGGCTGAAGAACCTCGTGGAGAACGGCGACGAATTCGTGCCCGGGGACACCCCGGTCGATTGCGACATGAAGGCCGGACTTCGGCGGCTGGCCGAGGAGATAGGCTGGGGCAAGCCGCTCGAGCCCGATTGCGGGATCGGTGTGAGTTGCGCTCTCAAGGACGGCGGCGGGAACTACAAGATCTCCGAGGCGCGGATCGAGATCGACGCTGACGGCGGGGTCACGCTCTTTTCGGGCACGGTCGAGATCGGCCAGGGCTCGAGCACGGCGCTGAGAAAAATCGCCGCCCACGAGCTGGGGATCGCTCCCGAGCAGATCGAGCTCGCGCCGCTGGACACCGCGACCACCCCGCTCGACTTCGGCACGTACGCGAGCAGCGGCACGACCGTGATGGGGCTCGCGGTGCAGCGGGCCGCGCGGGCGGTCAAGGCCCGGATCCTCGCTGGCGCCGCCGGCCTGACCGGGCTCGCCCTGGCGGATCTGAAGATGAAAGACGGTGTGGTTCGCGCGGGGGAGATCGCGGTCCCGCTGCGGGACATCGTCCGCCATCTGGAGGGCGGTTCCGGAAAGCTGATCGGCGAGGGACGCTACGAAAGCGTCCGGGACCCCGGCATCTTGATGGGAGCCCGGGCGCCGTTCTGGGAAGTGAGCTGGGGGGCGGCGAAGATCAGGGTGGATCGCGACACGGGCGGGATAAAGATACTGAAATTCGTCACGATCGCCGACGTCGGGAAGGCCATCAACCCGCAACAGTGTCACTCGCAGGAGATCGGCGCGATGATGCAGGGGATTGGCCAGGCGCTGTTCGAGGAGACCCTTTACGAAAACGGGACGATGCTGAACCCGGGCTTCATCAACTACCGCGTGCCGCAAGTGGAAGACCTCCCCGATGAGGTAGCGGCCGTCCTGATCGAGAACGGCAACGGCCCCGGCCCGCAGGGCGCCAAAGGCATGGGCGAGAGCGGGCTCCTGACCGTGCCTTCGGCGATCGCCAACGCGCTGCACGACGCGATCGGCGTGCGCCTGACGGAGCTGCCGCTCACGCCGGAGAAGGTCTGGCGGGCGATCGGCCGCTCGTAGCGCGCAGGGAGGATCCTTTGCCTGTCAGAGTGGACCAGAACAAGTGCGACGGTTGCGGCATTTGCGTGTACGACTGCGGCGCCGACGTGTTTCGCTTCAACGAGAAAAAGGACAAGGTGTTTCCGTTCGGCAACAAGCACTGCGTGAACTGCTTCCTGTGCGAGCTGGTGTGCCCCGAGGACGCGATCCAGGTCGTGCTCACGGCACGCAGGGCCGACGCCAAGGAGGCGCTTCCGTGATCTCGC encodes:
- a CDS encoding tripartite tricarboxylate transporter substrate-binding protein; its protein translation is MGRASRFPAFSLSVALLGWAGVAFAQDGFFAGKTIRVIVGFSAGGGFDAYSRTIGRHLGKHVPGNPSVIVENMTGAGSMIAANHVYNQAKPDGLTIGNWIGGLILQQLLGAKGIAFDAAKFEYIGAPVRINNACVTTRKSGITDLSKWRESKTPVKIGAEAAGSTTSDIPRLLMEYTDLPIQLIEGYKGVADVRIAAEGGEVAGFCSSWEGTKTSWRNVIERKDATVVLQASQKPHPDHPKVPLAIDQIKSQEGRDLFKLVVHDVGGTINRLYVLPPGTPKDRVRTLQQAFEKTMNDPEFLAEAKKIRLDIDPVSGEEIAKTVSQMKAIPPGTLAKLKSIILPGK
- a CDS encoding molybdopterin cofactor-binding domain-containing protein gives rise to the protein MSASFAEKTIRFHLNGTAHEATVEAELLLAEFLRDRLGLKGTRKGCDVQICGACTVLVNGRPVSSCVTPAFEIDGKSITTIEGLARGEALHPIQQAFWDEGGFECGYCTPGMILTTHALLNENPDPTDDEIKACLGGNICRCTGYVSIIAAVKRAARLIKGNATDPPPHGRRFDGAPKVRGEPIYTADLARPGMLYARILRSPLPHAAIKEIDVTAAEKLPGVVAVLTRDDLTDINPYYGPLVKDQAILALDKVRYEGDPVAAVAATSEAIASEALALIRVSYEEFPAVLSIDEALADTAPKLHDSTAEHGERFPGYPEVDEEARKHRNVSFHFGWSKGDVEKGFADSHRVFEHTFSFSKVAHCSLEPQLTLAEWRDDGLTIWSSTQHPFLVRQEVAEMFGIAKDRVRLIVPFVGGAYGNKNHTKLEPLAAALSRKAGRPVFIALNAEDTFRTVSKPAMRIRIRTGVSRDGYLIARRSVIHVDSGAYSDAGPRVTQKAAYRVHGPYRIPHIQSDGYTVYTNTVPAGAFRGMGTPQVVWAYESQMDMIAREMGWDPVEFRLKNLVENGDEFVPGDTPVDCDMKAGLRRLAEEIGWGKPLEPDCGIGVSCALKDGGGNYKISEARIEIDADGGVTLFSGTVEIGQGSSTALRKIAAHELGIAPEQIELAPLDTATTPLDFGTYASSGTTVMGLAVQRAARAVKARILAGAAGLTGLALADLKMKDGVVRAGEIAVPLRDIVRHLEGGSGKLIGEGRYESVRDPGILMGARAPFWEVSWGAAKIRVDRDTGGIKILKFVTIADVGKAINPQQCHSQEIGAMMQGIGQALFEETLYENGTMLNPGFINYRVPQVEDLPDEVAAVLIENGNGPGPQGAKGMGESGLLTVPSAIANALHDAIGVRLTELPLTPEKVWRAIGRS
- a CDS encoding 4Fe-4S dicluster domain-containing protein, with product MPVRVDQNKCDGCGICVYDCGADVFRFNEKKDKVFPFGNKHCVNCFLCELVCPEDAIQVVLTARRADAKEALP